A DNA window from Mesoplasma coleopterae contains the following coding sequences:
- the gmk gene encoding guanylate kinase, giving the protein MENKGKVIIISGPSGVGKGSVNGELLRNKELKLEYSVSMTTRSPREGEVNGVNYFFVSKEEFANAIVNNELIEYANFVGNSYGTPRKYVEEKLNQGKNVILEIEVDGATQVLRNEENVLSIFLMPPTLNELEARIKGRATESDEKIKARLDKALLEIPLKHNYDYVVENDSVENAVSKITDILIREKCAEGNKESKFKNLVKIVENIVDEKYTYFINNWEANVKILAHNTEAKEEAQNFDAREELIKILSSEVYRKTLAHGDFSKINDVEFVDFKIQKLMFKINFFSIKQRSDFSGD; this is encoded by the coding sequence ATGGAAAATAAGGGAAAAGTAATTATTATATCAGGACCAAGCGGTGTTGGTAAAGGTAGTGTTAATGGTGAACTGTTAAGAAATAAAGAATTGAAATTAGAATATTCAGTTTCAATGACAACAAGATCACCACGTGAAGGTGAAGTTAATGGAGTTAACTATTTCTTCGTATCAAAAGAAGAATTTGCAAATGCTATTGTCAACAATGAACTTATTGAATATGCAAATTTTGTTGGTAATTCATATGGAACACCAAGAAAATATGTTGAAGAAAAATTAAATCAAGGTAAAAACGTTATTTTAGAAATTGAAGTTGATGGAGCTACTCAAGTTTTAAGAAATGAAGAAAATGTTTTATCAATATTTTTAATGCCACCAACTTTAAATGAGTTAGAAGCAAGAATTAAAGGTAGAGCAACAGAATCAGATGAAAAAATTAAAGCTCGCTTAGATAAGGCATTATTAGAAATACCATTAAAACATAATTATGATTATGTTGTTGAAAATGATTCTGTTGAAAACGCTGTGTCAAAAATTACTGATATATTAATTAGAGAAAAATGTGCAGAAGGAAACAAAGAATCGAAGTTCAAAAATCTTGTTAAAATAGTTGAAAACATTGTTGATGAAAAATATACTTACTTTATTAACAACTGAGAAGCTAATGTTAAAATATTAGCGCATAATACTGAAGCGAAAGAAGAAGCACAAAACTTCGATGCTAGAGAAGAATTAATTAAAATACTTTCTTCTGAAGTTTATAGAAAAACTTTGGCTCATGGAGATTTCTCAAAAATTAATGATGTAGAATTTGTAGATTTTAAAATTCAAAAATTAATGTTCAAAATTAACTTTTTTAGTATAAAACAAAGAAGTGATTTCAGTGGAGATTAA
- a CDS encoding HU family DNA-binding protein, with the protein MTKKDLINEIIANENISKVECESVVNSLFNLIIEELSSGNEVSIAGFGKFAISERAAREGINPSTGEKISIASSKSAKFKAAKQLKEKLN; encoded by the coding sequence ATGACAAAAAAAGACTTAATTAATGAAATCATCGCTAATGAAAACATTTCAAAAGTTGAATGTGAATCAGTAGTAAACTCATTATTCAATTTAATCATCGAAGAATTATCTTCAGGAAATGAAGTTTCAATCGCGGGTTTTGGTAAATTTGCAATTAGTGAAAGAGCAGCAAGAGAAGGTATTAACCCTTCAACAGGTGAAAAAATTTCAATTGCTTCTTCAAAATCAGCTAAATTTAAAGCAGCTAAACAATTAAAAGAAAAATTAAACTAA
- the rsmD gene encoding 16S rRNA (guanine(966)-N(2))-methyltransferase RsmD, giving the protein MNVISGKYKGLKLNTLEGMNTRPTLTRIKEDAFNIIDNYFIFDGKKSLDIFGGSGALTIEGLSRGIPYAVVNDFSKDALRVIKSNLEKTKSKNWEIHNKDYLELLDYLAFRNERFDLVYMDPPFAKVESYDQVFKKMLDSNLLNNWAVIMIESEMPLDKKVIAEFKLLKSKDYNKKHLYIIRLENEDGK; this is encoded by the coding sequence ATGAACGTAATATCAGGCAAATATAAAGGGTTAAAATTAAATACACTTGAAGGTATGAATACTAGACCTACTTTGACAAGAATTAAAGAAGACGCATTCAATATTATTGATAACTATTTTATCTTTGACGGTAAAAAAAGTTTAGATATTTTTGGTGGGAGCGGTGCTTTAACTATTGAAGGTTTAAGTAGAGGAATACCATATGCTGTGGTTAATGATTTTTCAAAAGATGCTTTAAGAGTAATAAAATCAAACTTAGAAAAAACTAAATCTAAAAATTGAGAAATTCATAACAAAGACTATTTAGAATTGCTTGACTATTTAGCTTTTAGAAATGAAAGATTTGATTTGGTTTATATGGACCCACCATTTGCAAAAGTTGAATCATATGATCAAGTATTTAAAAAAATGCTTGATTCAAACTTATTAAATAACTGAGCAGTCATAATGATTGAATCAGAAATGCCATTAGATAAAAAAGTTATAGCAGAGTTTAAATTATTAAAAAGCAAAGATTACAATAAAAAACATTTATACATTATAAGATTGGAGAACGAAGATGGAAAATAA
- a CDS encoding NAD(P)H-dependent glycerol-3-phosphate dehydrogenase, translating into MSKKNITIIGTGAYGTALANVLADNDNNVIMYGIVEQQVDDINIYHQNSVFFDNKKINKKIRATNSMAAALENTDILILGVPTTAIKHVVNDIIKYAKKPMDIINTAKGLDEENLGLLSDKIKKYFEESNVLGSYSALYGPSIAIEVVDRQPTAIMIASETIEKAKELCDVFSNEYFYMYPTTDIAGCEISAALKNSIAIGGGILKAYNAGDNAHATLLTLGLNEMYEFGKHFGAKLETFLNFAGLGDLILTASSKKSRNFRLGETIVELNDAKKALESFKLTVEGVETARIAHEIGIKYEINMNFFEIIYNILYNNVKPISLLNNVFRDVKLV; encoded by the coding sequence ATGAGTAAAAAAAATATAACAATTATCGGAACAGGAGCTTATGGGACTGCATTAGCAAATGTACTAGCTGATAATGATAATAATGTTATTATGTATGGAATTGTTGAACAACAAGTTGACGATATTAATATTTATCATCAAAACTCAGTTTTCTTTGATAACAAAAAAATAAACAAAAAAATTAGAGCTACTAATTCAATGGCAGCAGCATTAGAGAATACTGATATTTTAATTTTGGGAGTTCCTACAACAGCAATCAAACATGTAGTTAATGATATTATTAAATATGCGAAAAAACCAATGGATATAATTAATACAGCAAAAGGTCTTGATGAAGAGAATTTAGGTTTACTTTCAGATAAAATTAAAAAATACTTTGAAGAATCAAACGTTTTAGGATCATATTCAGCCTTGTATGGTCCTTCAATTGCTATTGAAGTTGTTGATCGTCAACCTACCGCTATAATGATTGCGTCAGAAACAATTGAAAAAGCTAAAGAACTATGTGATGTATTTTCAAATGAGTACTTTTACATGTATCCAACAACTGATATTGCCGGTTGTGAAATATCAGCGGCATTAAAAAATTCAATTGCAATTGGTGGCGGAATTCTTAAAGCATATAATGCAGGGGATAATGCTCATGCTACATTATTGACGTTAGGATTAAATGAAATGTATGAGTTTGGAAAACATTTTGGAGCTAAGCTAGAAACATTTTTAAACTTTGCTGGATTAGGTGATTTAATATTAACTGCATCAAGTAAAAAATCTAGAAATTTTAGATTAGGTGAAACAATTGTTGAATTAAATGATGCTAAAAAAGCTTTAGAATCGTTTAAATTAACTGTTGAAGGGGTAGAAACAGCCAGAATAGCCCATGAAATAGGTATAAAATATGAAATTAACATGAATTTTTTTGAAATAATATATAATATTTTATATAATAATGTTAAGCCTATTTCACTTTTAAATAATGTCTTTAGAGACGTGAAATTAGTTTAA
- a CDS encoding CinA family protein, whose protein sequence is MKTMEKLVDYLKTNNKTISTCESFTGGMFANEITNISGASEVYVGSFVSYQNSFKQYIVGINERIIKKYGVVSEECAIEMAQKTLKLTNSDFSISFTGNAGPIAMEKKEVGLAYICVCSKTKYKVIKIQENNMSRKQFKENGLTVGLNLFLNFVK, encoded by the coding sequence ATGAAAACAATGGAAAAACTTGTAGATTATTTAAAAACAAATAATAAAACTATTTCAACTTGTGAATCTTTCACAGGAGGAATGTTTGCTAATGAGATAACAAATATTTCAGGAGCTAGTGAAGTTTATGTAGGTTCTTTTGTTAGCTACCAAAATTCATTTAAACAATATATAGTTGGTATTAATGAACGAATTATTAAAAAATATGGTGTTGTGTCAGAAGAATGTGCGATTGAAATGGCACAAAAAACTTTAAAATTAACTAATTCAGATTTTTCAATTAGTTTTACAGGTAATGCTGGACCTATTGCAATGGAAAAAAAAGAAGTTGGATTAGCTTATATTTGTGTTTGTTCTAAAACAAAATATAAAGTTATTAAAATTCAAGAAAATAATATGAGTAGAAAGCAATTTAAAGAAAATGGTTTAACTGTAGGATTAAATCTTTTTTTGAACTTTGTGAAATAA
- the cmk gene encoding (d)CMP kinase has protein sequence MNKKIIVAVDGTAGSGKTATFNAVAKKIGYEFIDTGLMYRAFTLLCIELKIDFTNKEQIIDALNIFDFSVKNSKPHLNGKEVEKRIQENDIVEFINYVTPIPEVRKFMIKAQRAMVTGGGYIEIGRDITTVVLPDADLKIYLDSSVEARAKRRFNQNERLGIKNNNFEEIKNSIINRDEQDFKNGLKKADDAWLIDNSNIPIQDVVNMVIDKIKELEGK, from the coding sequence ATGAATAAGAAAATTATTGTAGCTGTTGATGGGACTGCTGGTAGTGGAAAAACGGCTACTTTTAATGCAGTCGCTAAAAAAATAGGTTATGAATTTATTGATACAGGATTAATGTATAGAGCATTTACTTTGCTTTGTATAGAATTAAAAATTGATTTTACAAATAAAGAACAAATTATTGACGCATTAAATATTTTCGACTTTTCAGTTAAAAATAGTAAGCCTCATTTAAATGGAAAAGAAGTAGAAAAAAGAATTCAAGAAAATGACATAGTCGAATTTATTAATTATGTAACTCCAATACCAGAAGTAAGAAAGTTTATGATAAAAGCTCAGAGAGCTATGGTAACTGGTGGTGGATACATTGAAATAGGTAGAGATATAACAACTGTTGTATTACCTGATGCAGATTTAAAAATTTATTTAGATTCAAGTGTTGAAGCTAGAGCTAAAAGAAGATTTAATCAGAATGAAAGATTAGGTATTAAAAATAATAATTTTGAAGAAATAAAAAATTCGATAATTAACAGAGATGAACAAGACTTTAAAAATGGATTAAAAAAAGCAGATGATGCTTGATTAATTGATAATTCAAATATTCCAATCCAAGACGTTGTTAATATGGTTATTGATAAAATAAAAGAATTGGAAGGTAAATAA
- a CDS encoding Holliday junction resolvase RecU, producing MNPIKNQGMFLETLLNITHQKYIDNNDCVVSKIPTNILPISTKNNQITNAKFKNSINCDYIGVYKGIYFEFEAKETYKDYFDFHLIRKNQNEKMKLVTSNKGIAFLIIYFGNYEEFFLVNYLTLIAWVNKNKKTIPYEWFLDNAYQIYLDSEFKLNYLPKLNFLIN from the coding sequence ATGAATCCAATTAAAAATCAAGGAATGTTCCTTGAAACACTTTTAAATATTACACATCAAAAATATATTGATAATAATGATTGTGTTGTTTCAAAAATACCAACTAATATACTTCCAATTAGTACAAAAAATAATCAAATAACAAATGCAAAATTTAAAAATAGTATTAATTGTGATTACATTGGCGTTTATAAAGGCATTTACTTTGAGTTTGAAGCTAAAGAAACTTATAAAGATTACTTTGATTTTCATCTGATACGAAAAAATCAAAATGAAAAAATGAAATTAGTTACAAGTAATAAAGGCATAGCTTTTTTAATAATTTACTTTGGTAATTATGAAGAGTTCTTTTTAGTTAACTATTTAACTTTGATTGCATGAGTTAATAAAAACAAAAAAACCATTCCATATGAATGATTTTTGGATAATGCATATCAAATTTACTTAGATAGTGAGTTTAAATTAAATTACTTGCCCAAACTTAATTTTCTAATCAATTAA
- a CDS encoding DnaD family protein → MLIELLAKGLISKHKLLLENYKKISMNENQVMIVLLTMQFSDENKKMITPLKLSKFMNISIDTIEVELQDLVDKRLVKIKPKEIDFSQLFLKIVLLIENESIKKGETYFIQTIEKEIGWKFTIPQVEELKDILQTSISRQQVLDILYKHKISDYETFLKLIGKYSNKIEKSLKFNWLEN, encoded by the coding sequence ATGCTTATAGAATTACTAGCAAAAGGATTAATTTCAAAACATAAATTATTATTAGAAAACTATAAAAAGATTTCAATGAATGAAAATCAGGTGATGATAGTTTTATTAACAATGCAGTTTAGTGATGAAAATAAAAAAATGATTACACCTTTAAAATTATCTAAATTTATGAATATTTCTATTGATACAATTGAGGTTGAGTTACAAGATTTAGTTGATAAAAGACTTGTTAAGATCAAACCTAAAGAAATAGACTTTAGTCAGTTATTTTTAAAAATAGTTTTATTAATTGAAAATGAATCAATTAAAAAAGGAGAAACATATTTTATTCAAACAATCGAAAAAGAAATTGGCTGAAAATTTACTATTCCTCAAGTTGAAGAATTGAAAGATATTTTACAAACTTCGATATCACGACAACAAGTGTTAGACATTTTATATAAACATAAAATAAGCGATTATGAGACTTTCCTTAAACTAATCGGAAAATATTCAAACAAAATTGAGAAATCGCTGAAATTTAATTGATTAGAAAATTAA
- the recA gene encoding recombinase RecA, whose product MNNTRTLEGASKAMSNKNDIWKNEALVSALKTIEKNYGKEALVVYNEGDDMDHDVISSGSFLIDQAIGIGGYPKGRVVEIFGPESSGKTTLALHAIAEAQKQEGVAAFIDAEHSLDLNYAKKIGVDVNNLLVSQPSYGEEALDILETLVKSNSVSLVVVDSVAALVPKTELEGEMSEQSIGLQARMMSKALRKLNGAISKSKTTVIFINQLREKIGIMFGNPETTTGGRALKFFSTLRVEVRKGESLIENGVVVANKVKVKIVKNKVAAPFKQTLITIGYDKGIERTNEIIELATLYNILDKSGVWYSYEKEKIGQGKNAVKEWLSKNPEKAIKIETELKEYIEKA is encoded by the coding sequence ATGAATAATACAAGAACATTAGAAGGAGCTTCAAAAGCAATGAGTAATAAAAACGATATTTGAAAAAATGAAGCTCTAGTATCAGCTTTAAAAACAATTGAAAAGAATTATGGGAAAGAAGCATTGGTAGTTTACAATGAGGGCGATGATATGGATCATGATGTTATTTCATCAGGTTCATTTTTAATTGACCAAGCAATTGGAATTGGTGGTTATCCTAAAGGCAGAGTAGTTGAAATATTTGGTCCTGAATCATCTGGTAAAACCACACTTGCTTTACACGCAATTGCAGAAGCTCAAAAACAAGAGGGTGTTGCAGCATTTATAGATGCTGAACATTCACTTGATTTAAATTATGCTAAAAAAATAGGTGTAGATGTTAATAATCTACTTGTTAGTCAACCATCATATGGTGAAGAAGCATTGGATATATTAGAAACCCTAGTGAAATCAAATTCAGTAAGTCTAGTTGTTGTTGATTCAGTTGCTGCTTTAGTACCTAAAACTGAATTAGAAGGTGAAATGTCTGAACAATCAATAGGATTACAAGCTAGAATGATGTCAAAAGCATTGAGAAAACTAAACGGAGCAATTTCAAAATCAAAAACAACAGTTATTTTCATTAACCAATTAAGGGAAAAAATTGGAATAATGTTTGGTAACCCAGAAACAACTACTGGTGGAAGAGCATTAAAATTCTTTTCAACTTTAAGAGTAGAAGTTAGAAAAGGTGAATCATTAATCGAAAATGGTGTAGTAGTTGCTAATAAGGTGAAAGTTAAAATTGTTAAAAATAAAGTAGCAGCACCATTTAAACAAACATTGATTACTATAGGATACGACAAAGGAATAGAACGCACTAATGAAATAATTGAATTAGCAACTCTTTATAATATCTTAGACAAATCAGGCGTTTGATATTCTTATGAAAAAGAAAAAATAGGTCAAGGTAAGAATGCTGTTAAAGAATGATTAAGCAAAAATCCAGAAAAAGCAATTAAAATTGAAACTGAATTAAAAGAGTACATTGAAAAAGCATAA
- the rsmB gene encoding 16S rRNA (cytosine(967)-C(5))-methyltransferase RsmB, with translation MISVEINNSRRIAFDILKKVFKNKSFSNILLNDVSKMQISDKFKNLIFAIVHGTITNQILLDQVSRKLIDVRKTNIDIQILLWMSIYQIRFLKTIPQYAIVNESVIIAKSINHKFSGLLNACLKKVILNEEELFDFSNKDETERICIENSFPKNLFNLIKKGYGNEIAKKVAADCNQKPVISFRVNTLKISEDDFFNKNKEEYGLEKTHVENCLVSKKAIVKSDSYANGEITIQDPASILVGNVLKPTKESKVLDMCSAPGGKLTHLSMLMENTGHIIGYEISQNKIKLIEENIERLGCKNIELKCGDATLIAEKESFDFILLDAPCSGFGVLKRKPEIKINNIEMKSINNIVELQKKLLDTAYYNLKSKGVMVYSTCTINPFENENQIKEFTKKYKDIEIIEEKQLFGYEMNTDGFYICKMMKK, from the coding sequence GTGATTTCAGTGGAGATTAATAACTCAAGAAGAATTGCATTTGATATTCTAAAAAAAGTTTTTAAGAATAAATCTTTTTCAAATATTCTTTTAAACGATGTATCTAAAATGCAAATTTCAGATAAATTTAAGAACTTAATTTTTGCTATAGTACATGGTACTATTACAAATCAAATATTACTTGATCAAGTTTCAAGAAAATTAATAGATGTTAGGAAAACAAATATTGATATTCAAATATTGTTATGAATGAGTATTTATCAAATTCGTTTTTTAAAAACAATTCCGCAATATGCTATTGTCAATGAATCTGTAATTATTGCTAAATCTATAAATCATAAATTTTCAGGTCTATTAAATGCTTGTTTAAAAAAAGTTATTCTTAATGAAGAAGAGCTATTTGATTTTTCAAATAAAGATGAAACTGAGAGAATTTGCATTGAAAATTCATTTCCTAAAAATTTGTTTAATTTAATTAAAAAAGGTTATGGAAATGAAATTGCAAAAAAAGTAGCTGCAGATTGTAATCAAAAACCAGTCATCAGTTTCAGAGTTAATACATTAAAAATAAGTGAGGATGATTTTTTTAATAAAAATAAAGAAGAGTATGGACTAGAAAAAACTCATGTTGAAAACTGCTTAGTTTCTAAAAAAGCTATTGTTAAAAGTGATAGTTATGCAAACGGAGAAATAACTATTCAAGACCCCGCTTCTATTTTAGTCGGAAATGTTTTAAAACCAACTAAAGAATCAAAAGTTTTAGACATGTGCAGTGCTCCAGGTGGTAAATTAACTCATTTAAGTATGCTAATGGAAAATACAGGCCATATTATAGGGTATGAAATAAGCCAAAATAAAATAAAACTAATAGAAGAAAACATTGAAAGATTAGGTTGTAAAAATATTGAACTTAAATGTGGCGATGCGACTTTAATTGCTGAAAAAGAAAGTTTTGATTTTATATTATTAGATGCGCCTTGTTCAGGTTTTGGTGTACTAAAAAGAAAACCTGAAATAAAAATTAATAATATTGAAATGAAAAGTATTAATAATATTGTAGAGCTTCAAAAAAAATTATTAGATACTGCTTATTATAATCTTAAAAGCAAGGGTGTCATGGTTTATTCTACTTGCACAATAAATCCTTTTGAAAATGAGAATCAAATTAAAGAATTTACGAAAAAATATAAAGATATCGAGATAATTGAAGAAAAGCAATTATTTGGTTATGAAATGAACACAGATGGTTTTTATATTTGTAAAATGATGAAAAAATAG
- the der gene encoding ribosome biogenesis GTPase Der: MKKGIVAIVGRPNVGKSSLFNRIIREKKSIVEDTPGVTRDRIYGTAEWLTREFIVIDTGGITLEDQPFAKEIKVQAEIAMEEADVIVFLLNHQEGLSDEDKMIAKILYKTKKPIVLAVNKYDKKTSDFDQYEYMSLGFGEPILISATHGIGTGDLLDDIIHQMPSNEEMNKDNRTRVSIIGRPNVGKSSLVNSLIGEERMIVSDIPGTTLDAVDSVVKVNNIEYTLIDTAGIRKKSKIFQNVEKYSYLRSLTTINGSDVVLLMLDASVPISDLDTNIGGLAFEERKPIIIIANKWDLVENKEKEILKKEDEIRAYFKYLAYAKILFVSAHDKTRITKIFTAVEDIRTALDKKIKTSVFNEVLNKAQLINPAPNFNGGRLKIYYGAQVEAYLPTFVLFVNNPDYVHFSYKRFLENQIRLQFGFEGVPMSIIFRERK; encoded by the coding sequence ATGAAAAAGGGAATTGTAGCAATAGTAGGAAGGCCAAATGTTGGTAAATCATCGCTATTTAACAGAATAATTAGAGAAAAAAAATCAATTGTTGAAGATACACCAGGTGTAACTAGAGATAGAATCTATGGTACAGCAGAATGATTAACAAGAGAATTTATTGTTATTGATACTGGTGGTATAACACTTGAAGATCAACCATTTGCTAAAGAGATTAAAGTTCAAGCTGAAATAGCGATGGAAGAAGCTGATGTAATTGTTTTTTTATTGAACCATCAAGAAGGTTTATCAGATGAAGACAAAATGATTGCAAAAATTTTATACAAGACAAAAAAGCCAATTGTTTTAGCGGTAAACAAATATGATAAAAAAACTAGTGATTTTGATCAATATGAGTACATGAGTCTAGGATTTGGCGAACCAATTCTTATAAGTGCAACTCATGGTATTGGAACTGGAGATTTATTAGATGATATAATTCATCAAATGCCTTCAAATGAAGAAATGAATAAAGATAATAGAACAAGAGTTTCAATTATAGGTAGACCAAATGTTGGAAAATCTTCATTAGTTAACTCATTAATTGGTGAAGAAAGAATGATTGTTAGTGATATACCTGGTACAACCTTGGATGCAGTTGACTCAGTTGTTAAAGTAAACAATATTGAATATACACTTATTGATACTGCAGGTATTAGAAAGAAATCTAAGATCTTTCAAAACGTTGAAAAGTACAGTTACTTGAGATCATTAACAACAATTAATGGGAGTGATGTTGTTTTACTTATGTTAGATGCATCAGTACCAATTAGTGATTTAGATACAAATATTGGTGGATTAGCTTTTGAAGAAAGAAAACCGATTATAATAATTGCTAATAAATGAGATTTAGTAGAAAATAAAGAAAAAGAGATATTAAAAAAGGAAGATGAAATAAGAGCTTACTTTAAATATTTAGCCTATGCCAAAATTTTATTTGTGTCAGCACATGATAAAACTAGAATAACTAAAATATTTACTGCAGTTGAAGACATTAGAACAGCCCTTGATAAAAAAATTAAAACATCAGTATTCAATGAAGTTTTAAATAAAGCACAATTAATTAATCCTGCACCAAACTTTAATGGTGGAAGATTAAAGATTTATTATGGTGCACAAGTTGAAGCATATTTACCTACATTTGTTTTATTTGTTAACAATCCGGATTATGTTCATTTCTCATACAAAAGGTTTTTAGAGAATCAAATAAGACTTCAATTTGGGTTTGAAGGTGTGCCAATGTCAATTATTTTCAGAGAAAGGAAATAA